Genomic DNA from Calditrichota bacterium:
CACAACCGAGATACAAAGTCCAAAGTCCGGACTTTCCAATCGGAACGATTGCGCCTCAACGACCTGGTGATGAAATATGCCGGGCTGGAAACGAAGCGTTTCTGGAGCCTCGATGGGCAGGTCTATCGCGACGGCGCCCTGCCGGGTCGGGTAAAGGAACTTTTGGGACTGGTCGCATCGCTGGTCCTAAGGTGCGATGACTGCGTCAGATATCACCTTGGGCAATGTAAGGAAATGGGTTGGGAAGACGCTGAAATCGAGGAAGCGCTCTGCGTGGGGCTCATCGTGGGCGGGTCGATTGTGATCCCGCACTTGCGGAGGGCGTTCGAGTATTGGGAGGAACTTGGGAAGGGGTGACAAGACTACCGCATCAAGACCGCTTTGACGGTGCGGGAGTGGGTGCCGGCCTGAAGACGGAGGAAATAAACTCCCGATGGCATCCCGCCTCCCGATGGCATCCCGCCTCCCAATGTCATTCTGAACGAAGTGAAGAATCGGAACTGATGTGTGCCGGGCAAGAGCGGCCCGTCGTGGAGGCGGAGGACTTCCCGGCCGTCGAGCGCATAGAGGCTGAGCCGGACAGGGATTAGACCCCCCACTTGCGCACTTGGAAGGCGGACATTCTTGTCCGCTCTTAGGGCGGGCAGGAATGCCCGCCCTCCAAGTTCAATCGTCACCGTCGCCTGATCGTTAAACGGATTCGGCGCAATCGTAAGCGAGAGGGGATCGTCATCCCCTTTCCCATTCTCGTCATCCCCGCTTCCCCCCTCGTCATCTCCGCGCAAGCGGGGATCCAGTCCCGCACTTAGAGAATGGACATTCACAACCCAA
This window encodes:
- a CDS encoding carboxymuconolactone decarboxylase family protein, whose translation is MKDKGTPHNRDTKSKVRTFQSERLRLNDLVMKYAGLETKRFWSLDGQVYRDGALPGRVKELLGLVASLVLRCDDCVRYHLGQCKEMGWEDAEIEEALCVGLIVGGSIVIPHLRRAFEYWEELGKG